From Solibacillus isronensis, the proteins below share one genomic window:
- a CDS encoding aldehyde dehydrogenase family protein, with protein MNKKWNKQYIGGEWKEGNSERVYVDQNPYNEETIAEIRLANEKDIDEAYQAAKEAQKEWEQVNAYQRQAIIEKAAQIVERKRDEIVQILVEENGASHTKANIEISGAIGIMKEAATFPLRMHGKIMPSIIPGKENRVYHNPAGVVGIISPFNFPFHLTMRSLAPALATGNGVVLKPDLQTMISGGLILAEIFEEAGIPKGLLNVTVCSSSEIKDAFIEHPIPQIISFTGSTEVGRHIGEVCGRNLKRVALELGGNNVMLVLKDADVQRAAASAAFGKFLNSGQICMSLNRIVVERPVYETFIKAFVDRASKIKYGDPKNDDVVVGPLINNKQIARIQRLIDQSIEKGAEYALQGEVKGNVLAPTILTNVTNDMPIAQEEIFGPAVGVIVVDSEEEAIRVANDSDYGLSGAVHAGTTEHGVEVAKQIITGMIHVNDQGVNDEPIVAFGGEKASGLGRYGGEWAIHEFTTTKWISVQTDPREYPF; from the coding sequence TTGCGGAAATTCGGTTGGCAAATGAAAAAGACATAGATGAGGCGTATCAAGCGGCCAAAGAAGCACAAAAAGAATGGGAACAGGTCAATGCCTATCAAAGACAAGCGATCATAGAAAAAGCTGCTCAAATTGTAGAGCGAAAAAGAGATGAAATCGTGCAAATTTTAGTGGAGGAAAATGGTGCTTCCCATACGAAAGCCAATATTGAAATTAGTGGCGCGATCGGCATTATGAAAGAGGCGGCTACGTTCCCACTCCGGATGCATGGGAAAATCATGCCATCCATTATTCCTGGGAAAGAGAACCGAGTATATCATAATCCGGCTGGGGTAGTGGGGATTATTAGTCCATTTAACTTCCCGTTCCATTTAACAATGCGTTCCCTTGCTCCAGCTTTAGCAACGGGGAATGGAGTTGTACTTAAACCGGATCTGCAGACGATGATTTCAGGTGGACTTATTTTAGCTGAAATTTTTGAGGAGGCCGGCATTCCTAAAGGGTTGTTAAATGTTACAGTTTGCAGCTCATCTGAAATTAAAGATGCATTTATTGAGCATCCTATTCCTCAAATCATTTCTTTTACCGGTTCTACAGAGGTAGGGCGCCATATTGGAGAGGTATGCGGAAGAAACTTAAAACGTGTAGCTTTAGAACTTGGCGGAAACAATGTCATGCTCGTCTTGAAAGATGCTGATGTTCAAAGAGCAGCTGCTTCTGCCGCTTTCGGTAAATTTTTAAACAGCGGACAAATTTGTATGTCTCTGAATCGGATTGTTGTTGAACGCCCGGTATACGAGACGTTTATAAAAGCATTTGTGGATAGAGCATCCAAAATTAAATACGGGGATCCAAAAAATGATGATGTGGTTGTCGGTCCGCTTATTAATAATAAACAAATCGCCCGAATTCAACGATTAATTGACCAGAGTATTGAAAAAGGAGCAGAATACGCCCTTCAAGGGGAAGTGAAAGGTAATGTACTGGCTCCTACTATTTTAACGAATGTTACGAATGATATGCCGATAGCCCAGGAAGAAATATTCGGACCTGCTGTAGGTGTAATCGTTGTAGATAGTGAGGAGGAGGCGATTCGCGTTGCCAATGACAGTGACTATGGGCTGAGCGGCGCCGTTCATGCCGGAACAACAGAACATGGTGTTGAAGTGGCTAAACAAATTATTACAGGAATGATTCATGTCAATGATCAGGGAGTCAATGATGAACCGATCGTTGCCTTCGGAGGAGAGAAAGCTTCAGGTTTAGGCCGATATGGCGGCGAATGGGCAATTCATGAATTTACAACGACAAAATGGATTTCTGTTCAGACAGACCCACGAGAATACCCGTTTTAA
- a CDS encoding HD-GYP domain-containing protein — MKKTTFIQEEKNSTKLFLWLFFVVFFVYDILYYDLFPAFPWHDELVWYDFMYFKYGVIVGMIPLSIYLIKINKIKIVKYIIFLGYFTTHLISDIIYYKDSSLAYTSGNLVEVIFILFSPIFVNKKFTYYVTFGLIIKYALVGLFIQSPIVLFPVIIMMVCSFIAFILLHRILNYIKALKYSYDEQLEGIVKGVIATLELKDPYTRGHSERVAAYAMNMAEATGRFKPSELNNYYYACLLHDIGKVNIPDAILTKPGKLTDEEFEIIKTHPVVGAEAIRDVEGIADNIDVITHHHERWDGKGYPDGLAGENIPFLARVTAVADAFDAMTSSRSYRPALEFEVAYQRIIDGQGSQFDPQMVKLFKQIYPDWVNISKTYCKGANLRGGKKYENS, encoded by the coding sequence ATGAAGAAAACTACATTTATACAAGAAGAAAAGAATTCAACAAAACTATTTTTATGGTTATTTTTTGTAGTATTTTTTGTATATGATATATTATACTATGATCTTTTTCCTGCATTTCCATGGCACGATGAGCTTGTTTGGTATGATTTTATGTATTTTAAATATGGAGTTATAGTTGGGATGATTCCTTTATCCATATACTTAATTAAAATTAACAAAATAAAAATCGTGAAATATATAATATTTTTGGGGTATTTTACCACTCATTTAATTTCAGATATTATATATTATAAAGACAGTTCACTAGCATACACTAGTGGAAATCTAGTGGAAGTTATTTTCATCCTCTTTTCACCGATTTTTGTAAATAAGAAATTTACATATTATGTAACATTCGGTTTGATCATTAAATATGCTTTGGTAGGATTATTTATACAGAGCCCTATTGTTTTATTTCCGGTTATCATTATGATGGTTTGTTCATTTATTGCCTTTATCCTTTTACATCGAATATTAAATTATATCAAAGCGTTGAAGTATTCATATGATGAACAGTTGGAAGGTATTGTTAAAGGAGTTATTGCTACACTGGAACTGAAAGACCCATATACTCGTGGACATAGTGAACGGGTTGCTGCATATGCAATGAATATGGCTGAGGCTACAGGGAGATTTAAACCTTCTGAATTAAACAATTATTATTATGCCTGTCTATTACATGATATTGGAAAAGTAAATATTCCGGATGCTATTTTAACCAAACCCGGGAAGTTAACGGATGAAGAATTTGAAATTATTAAGACACACCCAGTTGTTGGAGCAGAAGCTATCCGGGACGTTGAAGGTATTGCAGATAATATTGATGTAATTACTCATCACCATGAAAGATGGGATGGTAAAGGGTATCCGGACGGGCTTGCTGGAGAAAATATTCCTTTTTTAGCTAGAGTTACTGCGGTAGCTGATGCTTTTGATGCAATGACTTCATCCAGATCGTATCGTCCTGCACTTGAATTTGAAGTAGCATATCAACGAATTATCGATGGACAAGGTAGCCAATTCGATCCTCAAATGGTAAAATTATTTAAACAGATCTACCCTGATTGGGTAAACATTTCTAAAACCTACTGTAAGGGAGCAAACTTGAGAGGGGGTAAGAAGTATGAAAATTCGTAA
- a CDS encoding PqqD family protein: MKVSLQSVITLYPLSIRKDKKHYIVEEPISGDFFELPEIGVDAIKRLEQGEELVSIEHALKNSYPDEEVDIVDFVEQLLELGLVQEVDGVLVKKEQSKSTSRSGGFLWIPQSVGRLFFNGAMNKIYLLLLIANIIILILNPELFPHYKDIFLFDSMMLNILMYLSVSLVLILLHEFGHILAIRSHDLPAKLSIGNRLLFIVFETDLTQAWKLDPKKRNILYLAGISFEQIILFLSFGIMLLFPDVSIIGILGIIVLDIFIKFIYQCCFYMKTDVYYVMENITGCYNLMENGKIYLNSLFKKQRKDGENYKEIFQNEWNLIRLYSVFYIVGVVLTLILAVMYFVPQLYYTYATIYMNLLGAGDPAAFWDAIAFFVMTMFMLIMLVFVARKQKHEN; the protein is encoded by the coding sequence TTGAAGGTATCCTTACAATCCGTAATAACGTTATATCCGTTATCCATTCGGAAAGATAAAAAACATTATATCGTAGAAGAGCCGATTTCCGGTGATTTCTTTGAATTGCCTGAGATTGGTGTTGATGCTATCAAACGTTTGGAACAAGGTGAGGAGCTCGTTTCTATTGAACATGCATTAAAAAATTCATATCCAGATGAAGAAGTGGATATTGTTGATTTTGTTGAACAGCTGTTGGAGTTAGGACTTGTTCAAGAAGTGGATGGTGTGCTCGTTAAAAAAGAGCAGTCTAAATCCACATCACGTTCGGGTGGTTTCTTATGGATTCCGCAATCGGTGGGGCGTTTATTTTTTAATGGAGCAATGAACAAGATCTACTTGCTGCTGCTCATTGCAAACATCATCATTCTCATACTGAACCCGGAACTTTTTCCTCATTACAAAGATATATTCCTATTCGATTCTATGATGCTGAATATTCTTATGTATCTATCAGTTTCTTTAGTATTAATTTTACTTCATGAATTCGGACATATTCTTGCTATTCGATCACATGATTTACCGGCTAAATTAAGCATTGGAAATCGGCTCCTATTTATAGTTTTTGAAACAGATCTCACTCAAGCTTGGAAGCTCGATCCAAAAAAGAGAAATATCCTGTATCTTGCCGGAATATCTTTTGAGCAGATCATTCTTTTCCTTTCATTCGGTATAATGCTTCTTTTTCCGGATGTGAGTATTATAGGAATTCTTGGAATCATCGTGTTGGATATTTTCATTAAATTTATTTATCAATGCTGCTTCTATATGAAAACAGATGTTTATTATGTTATGGAAAATATAACAGGCTGTTATAACTTGATGGAAAACGGCAAAATCTATTTGAATTCCTTATTTAAAAAACAACGAAAAGATGGAGAAAATTATAAAGAAATATTTCAAAATGAATGGAATTTGATTCGCCTGTATAGTGTATTCTACATAGTTGGAGTTGTTTTAACGTTAATTTTGGCAGTGATGTATTTTGTACCACAGCTTTATTATACGTACGCTACTATTTATATGAACCTTCTCGGAGCAGGTGATCCTGCAGCGTTTTGGGATGCTATTGCATTTTTTGTAATGACCATGTTCATGCTTATCATGCTTGTTTTTGTAGCAAGAAAACAGAAGCATGAAAACTGA
- a CDS encoding aryl-sulfate sulfotransferase encodes MGNPTIHPTGATVYNPEKAASGYTIFQAANEGALLIDMNGKEVHLWKGLRGFPNKVFPGGFVLGHTFNRDPQYGFQDEGDLVQIDFEGNVVWKFDKHQFIEDPGHEARWVARAHHDYQRTGSPVGYPAPGQEPQTTGGNTLILVHRDVANEKISKHPLLDDAFIEVDWEGNIVWEWNAHEHFDELNFSEEAKKAIYEEPNRRFFGNHSGDWLHINSISLVGPNRHYDNGDERFHPDNIIWDAREANIIAITSKETGKIVWQLGPDYDTPETKHLGWIIGQHHAHIIPKGLPGEGNVLVFDNGGWGGYGAPNPNSVDGNKVAIRDHSRILEIDPITLEIVWQYTGLEAKFSVPTDSYKFYSPYISSAQRLENGNTLITEGSNGRIFEVTADHEIVWEYISAYKNERGSNMVYRAYRVPYNWVPQLETPVEVEIKPIDVKDFRVPNAAEGGAHSVAEIKEAFSYGEGALCVARYDETVAKKITT; translated from the coding sequence ATGGGAAATCCAACAATTCATCCGACAGGGGCAACAGTTTACAATCCTGAAAAGGCGGCAAGTGGTTATACAATTTTTCAGGCAGCAAATGAAGGGGCATTACTGATTGATATGAACGGTAAAGAAGTTCATTTATGGAAAGGGCTACGCGGCTTCCCGAACAAAGTATTTCCAGGTGGTTTTGTACTTGGGCACACGTTTAATCGTGATCCACAGTATGGTTTCCAAGATGAGGGCGATTTAGTACAAATTGATTTTGAAGGTAATGTTGTATGGAAATTTGATAAGCATCAGTTTATTGAAGATCCGGGTCATGAGGCAAGATGGGTTGCACGTGCACACCACGACTATCAGCGTACTGGCAGCCCAGTAGGTTATCCGGCACCAGGTCAGGAGCCGCAAACAACAGGTGGAAATACATTGATTTTAGTTCACCGTGATGTAGCGAACGAAAAAATCTCCAAACACCCATTATTGGATGATGCATTTATTGAGGTCGATTGGGAAGGCAATATCGTATGGGAATGGAACGCACATGAGCATTTCGATGAGCTTAACTTTAGTGAGGAAGCAAAAAAGGCGATTTATGAAGAACCGAATCGACGTTTCTTCGGTAATCATTCAGGCGACTGGCTTCACATTAATTCCATTTCATTAGTTGGTCCGAATCGCCATTATGATAATGGTGATGAGCGTTTCCATCCGGACAATATTATATGGGATGCGCGTGAGGCAAATATTATCGCGATTACAAGCAAAGAAACAGGGAAAATCGTATGGCAACTTGGACCGGATTATGACACACCGGAGACAAAACATTTAGGATGGATTATCGGACAGCATCATGCACATATCATCCCAAAAGGTTTGCCAGGTGAGGGCAATGTTTTAGTATTTGACAACGGAGGCTGGGGAGGATACGGCGCACCGAATCCAAACTCGGTTGACGGTAATAAAGTAGCCATCCGCGATCATTCCCGCATTTTGGAAATCGATCCGATTACACTTGAAATTGTATGGCAATATACTGGGCTTGAAGCGAAGTTTTCGGTACCAACGGATTCCTATAAATTCTACAGTCCTTATATAAGTTCGGCACAGCGTTTGGAAAATGGCAATACGCTAATTACAGAAGGCTCGAATGGACGTATTTTTGAAGTAACGGCAGACCATGAAATTGTATGGGAATATATTTCTGCCTATAAAAATGAACGAGGGTCAAATATGGTTTACCGCGCATACCGTGTTCCATACAACTGGGTACCTCAATTGGAAACACCGGTTGAAGTTGAGATTAAGCCGATTGATGTGAAAGATTTCCGAGTGCCGAATGCGGCAGAAGGCGGTGCACATTCTGTTGCTGAAATTAAAGAAGCTTTTTCTTATGGAGAAGGAGCCCTTTGCGTTGCGCGTTATGATGAGACAGTGGCGAAGAAAATTACAACATAA
- a CDS encoding ABC transporter substrate-binding protein: MKLKGSIHLLLLLITALILGACGNNASSANAGGKTIRAAIDTAAGGSFQIRAAANNSYFSDRELNVELSNFAYGIDTVNAVLTKQADTGLAADYALLNSLGKGDFVVVSSLTGSDEHFNSVSLSEILAVKGIEVPADIKGKKIGVAKGTVSEYQWAKYLEHYSISEDDIKYVPYSTPDEAIVGMKKGDIDVIIGTGALIEKFKNIDGVHEIDRLSTVPDLSVSSYLIVDRKFAEANSEEIGKFLEGIEQGVEYVKGNPEGTADIGYKELKIAKEDIMLDLKRVNYTLGFTKEDYTHLSNMKEYLLERGILDEDFDLDEKLYLDPAKQVLKDKVTY; this comes from the coding sequence ATGAAATTAAAAGGATCAATACATCTACTGCTCTTATTAATAACGGCGCTTATATTGGGGGCATGCGGTAATAATGCAAGTTCAGCCAATGCTGGCGGCAAAACAATTCGGGCAGCGATTGATACAGCAGCAGGGGGTTCATTCCAAATTCGGGCAGCTGCGAATAACAGTTATTTTTCGGATAGAGAATTGAATGTAGAGCTTTCCAATTTTGCCTACGGAATCGATACTGTGAACGCTGTTTTGACAAAGCAGGCAGATACAGGATTGGCAGCAGATTATGCATTACTGAACTCACTTGGTAAAGGTGATTTCGTAGTCGTTTCTTCATTGACAGGGAGCGATGAGCACTTCAACTCTGTCAGTCTGTCGGAAATTTTGGCAGTAAAGGGCATAGAAGTACCGGCGGATATTAAAGGTAAAAAAATCGGCGTTGCAAAAGGAACGGTATCTGAATACCAATGGGCTAAATATTTAGAGCACTACAGTATTAGCGAGGACGACATTAAATATGTACCATACAGTACACCTGATGAAGCTATCGTCGGAATGAAAAAAGGGGATATCGATGTCATTATTGGAACGGGTGCTTTAATAGAGAAATTCAAGAATATTGATGGTGTGCATGAAATCGACCGATTGAGTACTGTACCTGATTTAAGTGTATCGAGCTATTTAATTGTGGACCGTAAATTTGCAGAAGCAAATTCAGAAGAAATCGGGAAGTTCCTTGAAGGCATTGAACAAGGAGTTGAATATGTAAAGGGGAATCCGGAAGGTACTGCTGACATCGGCTATAAAGAGTTGAAAATCGCAAAAGAAGACATAATGCTGGATTTAAAACGAGTGAACTATACGCTCGGTTTTACGAAGGAAGATTATACACATTTATCCAACATGAAAGAGTATTTGCTGGAGCGCGGTATTTTGGATGAAGATTTTGATTTGGATGAAAAGCTGTATCTAGATCCGGCGAAGCAAGTATTGAAAGACAAAGTAACTTACTAA
- a CDS encoding ABC transporter ATP-binding protein: protein MLNTITEEAIVIKNGAKTFQTDIENPTYVLKNVDLLIKKGEFYVLLGPSGCGKSTLLNIIAGFLDMSVGELLIVTSREENRDGRGFVFQSADSALFPWLTVEENISFGLKMKKVPTEERKKVANTFIKLTGLLGHAKKFPDNLSGGMKQRVQLARVLANEPEILLMDEPFGALDAMTRRTMQNELIRIWKETNKTVIFVTHDIQEAILLGQKIGIMSVGPNSRIETTYDVNLPYPRDITSVDFNNHYKQVQTHFEDFTI, encoded by the coding sequence ATGCTGAATACGATAACAGAAGAAGCAATTGTAATTAAAAATGGTGCCAAAACGTTTCAAACAGATATTGAAAATCCGACATATGTATTAAAAAATGTAGATTTATTGATAAAGAAGGGCGAGTTTTATGTACTTCTCGGACCAAGTGGCTGCGGTAAATCGACATTGCTGAATATTATTGCAGGATTTTTGGATATGTCAGTTGGCGAATTGCTAATTGTGACTTCTCGTGAAGAAAACCGAGATGGACGTGGTTTCGTTTTTCAGTCAGCGGATTCAGCATTGTTCCCTTGGTTAACAGTTGAGGAGAATATTTCATTTGGCTTAAAAATGAAGAAGGTGCCTACAGAAGAACGAAAAAAGGTAGCCAATACTTTCATAAAGCTAACGGGTTTACTTGGCCATGCGAAAAAGTTTCCTGATAATCTGTCGGGCGGGATGAAGCAGCGTGTACAGCTTGCCCGTGTTTTGGCAAATGAGCCGGAAATCTTATTAATGGATGAGCCGTTTGGGGCACTTGATGCGATGACACGACGAACAATGCAAAATGAGCTCATTCGAATTTGGAAAGAAACAAATAAAACCGTTATCTTTGTGACACATGACATTCAGGAAGCGATTCTTTTAGGTCAGAAGATTGGTATTATGTCTGTCGGTCCGAATTCACGAATCGAAACGACTTATGATGTAAACCTGCCTTATCCTCGAGATATAACAAGTGTCGATTTCAACAACCATTATAAGCAAGTTCAGACACATTTTGAGGACTTCACGATTTAA
- a CDS encoding ABC transporter permease has protein sequence MTTIELKKGQQVASVVKVKKKSRIGKLILQSGMIGWLFILLVWQIASMFSEPMFLPSPYLTLIGAIEIASDGTLFLYMGYSFLRVLAGWTLGLLIAVPFGLLIGTNKFVRALFEPVINFVRFIPPLAFITLFMLWFGIGEQSKVFLIVYATFFVITINTLTGVLSISNDKLLSAKSMGASKLQTLIYVVIPATIPYIFTGAKLAMGSSFMAIVGAEMVAANEGIGFMIWNARLYFKTDWIFVGLVVLGLMGFIMDRIFAYAGRKLLGRYKVV, from the coding sequence ATGACGACGATTGAACTAAAAAAAGGACAGCAAGTGGCATCTGTCGTAAAGGTAAAAAAGAAAAGCCGAATCGGTAAATTGATTTTACAGTCCGGTATGATCGGCTGGTTATTTATTCTGCTCGTATGGCAAATTGCTTCAATGTTTTCTGAACCGATGTTTTTGCCAAGCCCATATTTAACTTTAATCGGGGCAATTGAAATTGCCAGTGATGGGACGTTGTTTCTCTATATGGGATACAGTTTTTTACGGGTGCTGGCAGGATGGACACTCGGACTCTTAATTGCTGTACCATTTGGCTTGCTTATAGGAACGAACAAGTTTGTGCGGGCACTATTTGAACCGGTTATTAACTTTGTACGTTTCATCCCGCCGCTTGCATTCATTACACTATTTATGCTGTGGTTTGGGATTGGCGAACAGTCAAAAGTATTTTTAATTGTTTATGCAACATTTTTTGTCATTACGATAAATACATTAACAGGGGTCCTATCTATTTCGAATGATAAATTATTATCTGCTAAAAGTATGGGGGCTTCGAAATTGCAAACGCTTATTTATGTCGTTATTCCGGCAACAATCCCGTACATCTTCACAGGTGCAAAGCTTGCAATGGGTTCATCGTTCATGGCGATTGTCGGTGCGGAAATGGTCGCTGCAAATGAAGGGATTGGTTTTATGATCTGGAATGCACGACTGTACTTTAAAACAGACTGGATTTTTGTAGGGCTTGTCGTTCTTGGGTTAATGGGCTTTATTATGGACCGGATTTTCGCATATGCCGGACGCAAGCTGCTTGGTCGCTATAAAGTTGTGTAA
- the cobA gene encoding uroporphyrinogen-III C-methyltransferase: protein MGKVYIVGAGPGDVDLITVKGLRCIQEADVILYDRLINNELLSYAKRGAQLIFCGKLPNRHAMIQENINLSLVHHALQGKTVTRLKGGDPFVFGRGAEEAEVLAENGIPFEIVPGITSGIAAPAYAGIPVTHRELGSSFAIVTGHMREGKDDSIQWESLAKGIDTLAIYMGVGNLPYICRQLLTYGRDASTPVALVHMGTFEQQQTITGTLGTIVDIARANDVKNPSIIIVGEVVALREKIAWYEQTVQQDKRLKEKIV from the coding sequence ATGGGGAAAGTATATATTGTTGGTGCAGGACCTGGTGATGTCGATTTAATCACCGTAAAAGGTTTGCGTTGTATACAGGAAGCAGACGTAATTTTGTATGACCGATTAATTAACAATGAGCTGCTTTCTTATGCAAAGCGTGGGGCACAGTTAATCTTTTGCGGCAAATTGCCGAACCGTCATGCAATGATTCAGGAAAATATTAATCTTTCATTAGTTCATCATGCTTTGCAAGGTAAAACAGTGACCCGATTAAAAGGCGGCGATCCATTTGTTTTTGGTCGTGGTGCTGAAGAAGCGGAAGTATTAGCGGAAAATGGCATACCTTTTGAAATCGTGCCGGGAATTACATCTGGCATTGCGGCACCCGCCTATGCAGGTATCCCGGTTACGCATCGTGAATTGGGCTCCAGTTTTGCGATTGTCACAGGACATATGCGTGAAGGAAAGGACGATTCCATCCAATGGGAAAGTTTGGCGAAGGGTATTGATACTCTTGCTATTTATATGGGGGTAGGTAATTTACCTTATATTTGCCGGCAACTTTTAACGTATGGACGTGACGCATCAACACCCGTTGCATTAGTACATATGGGAACTTTTGAACAACAGCAGACGATAACTGGCACACTTGGTACGATTGTTGATATTGCCAGAGCAAACGACGTAAAAAACCCAAGCATTATTATCGTGGGTGAAGTCGTAGCATTACGGGAAAAAATAGCATGGTATGAGCAAACCGTACAACAGGATAAAAGATTGAAGGAAAAAATTGTGTAA
- a CDS encoding sirohydrochlorin chelatase, giving the protein MKAILYVGHGTRLKKGVDEAIRFIEITKSFVEAEIQETAFLELVEPNIVEGIANCVNQGATHISVVPILLLTAQHANKDIPAEIKIAKERFPHLKFTIGRPLGIHSSLIETVFERIEEQQVPINADAEVILIGRGSSDNAVVRDMAIISEQLKATYGFREVKSCFLYGAGPSFEQTLVELKTKQIKQVFIVPYLLFSGLLSVGIEKKILALDLDPASVILCNHLGYNEKVRNVLLERVKEVI; this is encoded by the coding sequence ATGAAGGCAATTTTGTATGTTGGGCACGGCACACGCTTGAAAAAAGGTGTTGATGAAGCGATACGGTTTATTGAAATAACAAAGTCTTTTGTAGAAGCTGAAATACAGGAAACCGCCTTTTTGGAACTGGTCGAGCCGAATATTGTTGAAGGCATTGCAAATTGTGTCAATCAAGGTGCAACACATATATCGGTTGTCCCGATTTTATTATTAACTGCCCAGCATGCTAATAAAGATATACCTGCTGAAATAAAAATTGCAAAAGAACGTTTTCCGCATTTGAAGTTTACAATCGGACGTCCTTTAGGAATTCATTCATCTTTAATTGAGACAGTTTTTGAAAGAATTGAAGAACAACAGGTGCCGATTAATGCAGATGCAGAAGTTATATTGATAGGCAGAGGAAGCAGCGACAATGCCGTTGTAAGAGATATGGCGATAATCAGTGAACAGCTAAAGGCAACTTATGGCTTCCGGGAAGTGAAATCTTGTTTTTTGTATGGTGCAGGTCCTTCTTTTGAACAGACATTAGTTGAACTGAAAACCAAGCAGATAAAGCAAGTTTTTATTGTACCTTATTTATTGTTTTCAGGACTTTTAAGTGTAGGAATCGAAAAGAAAATACTGGCGCTTGACCTTGATCCAGCTTCCGTTATTTTATGCAACCATTTAGGCTATAACGAAAAAGTACGGAATGTTTTACTGGAAAGAGTGAAAGAGGTTATCTGA
- a CDS encoding YezD family protein produces MTKSNDLTQTIEKIKDTVASVKYGTVTLVIQDGHVVQIEKNEKIRLK; encoded by the coding sequence ATGACAAAATCAAATGATCTTACCCAAACAATTGAGAAAATTAAAGATACGGTTGCATCCGTTAAATATGGAACAGTTACTTTAGTTATTCAGGACGGTCATGTTGTACAAATTGAAAAAAACGAAAAAATAAGATTGAAATAA